Genomic window (Prochlorococcus marinus str. GP2):
TGACTAATTCTGCATATCTTATTTCTACCTTTTTAATAATATTTGTGTTGTAACCACCGCATAAACCTCTATCTGCAGTTATACAAACCAAGGTGATACTCTTTACTTCTCTCTTAGATAATAGAGGAGAGTCGACAGCCTCAAATTGTACTCTAGATTGAATATTTTCTAAGACTCGTGCAAGTTTATCTGCAAAAGGTCTACTTTTAAGAACTTGATCTTGAGCTCTCCTAACTTTTGCAGCTGCAACAAGTCTCATAGCCTCCGTTATTTTTCTTGTATTTTTAACGGAAACGATTCGATCTCTAATCTCTTTAAGATTTGCCATGGTATCTCCTAAATAACTTTAAACTGTGGCAAGCATTGATGATTTAACTTCATTTATCACCTCTTTTAGTGTCGCTTCTAATCCATCATTTAATTTCTTTTCTTTAAGAATTTCTTCTATAAATTCTGCCTTATTTAACTTCAGGTATTCCCTAAGTTCAGTTGCAAATTTAGTAACATCTTCAACTGGAACCTCATCAATAAGGCCTTTAACTCCTGCATAAACAACTGCAACTTGTTCTGCAAGGTTCAGTGGAGAGAATTGAGGCTGCTTTAATAACTCTCTAAGTCTTTTGCCTCGTTCAAGTTGTTGCTGAGTTGCTTCATCAAGATCAGATGCAAATTGGGAAAAAGCAGCTAGTTCATCAAACTGTGCGAGTTCTAATTTTAAAGTTCCAGCAATTTTTTTAATTGCTTTTGTCTGAGCTGCTCCTCCAACGCGGCTAACAGAAATACCAACATTAATAGCTGGTCTTAATCCTGAGTTAAATAAATCTGCACTTAAGAAAATTTGTCCATCTGTAATTGAAATAACATTAGTTGGGATGTAAGCCGAAACGTCCCCTGCCTGAGTTTCAATAATTGGAAGAGCTGTCATAGACCCCCCTCCCATAGCATCAGAAAGTTTTGCTGCTCTTTCTAACAATCTACTATGTAAGTAGAAAACATCTCCTGGGTAAGCCTCTCTTCCTGGTGGTCTTTTTAAAAGAAGAGACATTTGTCTATAAGCCTGAGCTTGTTTTGTTAGATCATCGTATATAACAAGTGTTGCTTTCCCCTGGTACATAAAATGTTCAGCAATTGCTGCACCGGTATAAGGTGCTAAGTACTGTAAAGCCGCTGGTTCTGAAGCTCCTGCACTTACTACGACTGTATAATCTAAAGCTCCTCTCTCTCTTAAGACCTCTACGATGTTTGCTACTGATGCTGACTTCTGACCAATAGCTACGTAAACACAAACTACATCTTGACCTTTTTGGTTGATTATTGTGTCGATAGCAATCGCAGATTTTCCAGTTTGTCTATCACCAATAATTAATTCTCTTTGACCTCTTCCAACAGGAATCATTGCATCAATAGATGTGATTCCTGTTTGCATTGGTTCATGCACTGATCTTCTCTTGATTATTCCAGGAGCCATTTCTTCAATCAATCTAGTATCACTTGTTGGAATTTCCCCTTTCCCATCTATTGGTTGTCCGAGAGGATTAACAACTCTCCCCTGCATTGCTTCACCAACTGGAACAGATGCGATCTTACCTGTGGACTTAACGTTACTTCCTTCTTGGACACCAAGTGCCTCTCCCATTAAAACAGCTCCAACATTATCATCTTCAAGATTTAAAGCTATACCTTCGGTGCCATCCTCAAATTCTAATAACTCACCTGCCATGACCTGATCTAAGCCATATATTCTTGCAATGCCATCACCGATTTGCAGAACAGTTCCTACATTGCTAACACTTACAGATTGGTCATAATCAGTTATTTGTTGTTTTAAGATTGAACTGATTTCATCAGGGCGTATAGATACCATGGATTTAAGAATTTAAGGTTGATTTAAAAGTTACTTGGAAAGAGATAAGCCAAGTTTTCTGATTTGTGAAGCAAGAGAAGCATCAATTACTTTTGATCCTACACTGGCAACGAAACCACCAATAATAGATGGGTCAATTTTAGTTACAAGTTCTAATTTTTCTGTTCCAGCAATATTGATGATCTTTTTGGTAATTAAACCTTTCTGTTCATCAGTAAGCTCGACTGCAGAAGTAACAGTTGCCAATGCAATATTACTATTTTCTCGGTAAATCTCTAAAAACCTATCAAGAATTGAAGTAAGGATTGCAATTCTTTGCCTATCGGCCAATAATTTTAAGAAATTCAATAAAGAAGAATTAACCTTATTTGAAAAAATTTCAACAATGATTTTCTTCTTAGCATCTGTTTCTAAAATAGGAGAGGATAATGCCTTCTCCAATTCAGGGGAATCATTTATTAATTCCAAGAGTTGTTTAACCTCAGAAACCATCTCATCAGTTTGCGAATTTTCATTCACAACTTGAAGTAATGCCTCTGCGTATGGTGTAGTAACTGAATTTAAAAGTGGCATTAGTTCACCTCAATATTATTAATTGATTGAGTTACCAAATTTTCTTGTGTTGTTTTATCAAGTCGATTTGGGAGAGAATCTAAAGCTTTTTTAATTGCCAGTTCAACAGCTTCTTTTCGAAGTTGAGAAATTGCTCTGGATGCTTCAGAGCTCTCATCAGAGATTGCACTTTGTTTAATTCGTGCCATCTCTTCTATCGCTTTTTTCTCACTTTCCATTCTGATTGATTCAGATCTTTTAAGGGAATCTGCTTTTATTTGAGAAGCTTTTTCTTCTGCTGAAGATAAATCTTTCTTCGCCTTTTCTAAAGCTTGAGTTGCATTTAGGAGTCGATCTTCAGCATCTTTTAATTCAAGAAGGATTCCTTCTCTCCTTTTTTGAAGCATTTTACCTAGAAAACCAGGCAAAAATTTATAAAGACCGAAAACTACTACAGCCCAATTAAGGATATTAGTTTCGAATAAATTGAAGTTCAATCCAAAACCTTCTGTAGCTAAAAGAGTTAAATTCATTTTTCGAGAATCAATCTATTAACAATAAGTTCGCTTAGATCATCAGCCTGTTTAAAAAGTTGATCACGAGCAGCAGACGTCTGACTTTCAATTTCTAGTCTTGCTTTTTCTTTTGAAGCATTTGCTTCATTGTTGGCAAGTTCTAGCGCTTCTTTATAGAGCTTGTCAGACTCATTCTCAGCTTCGCTAACAATTCTTTGGGCTTCTGTACGAGCACTTTGAAGCTGGGTTAATAAATCAGCTTCTAATTTTTTAACCTCAGTAAGTTTATTTTTGGCCTCAATAATATTATTACTTACAAACTTTTCTCTTTTTTCTACGACATTGCCAACAGGCTTAAAAAAAAGAGAATTTAATATGTAAGTAAGCGCAACTACTTGTATCGCCATTAGTGGCAAAGTGGCATTTATGTCAAATAATCCACCTTCTGTAGCACCAAAAAAATTAAAGGCCAACATATGATTCAGTTGAAGTTAAAAAATTAAATTTAAATATTGCTAATAAGGATTAGAAGCAATATTAACTTTTAGGAAAAAGGATTCGCAAAAAGTAGTACCAAAGCCACAACTAATCCGTAAATTGTTAATGACTCCATGAAAGCGAAAGATAAAAGAAGAGTTCCTCTGATTTTACCTTCAGCTTCTGGTTGACGGGCAATACCCTCAACAGCACCTTGAGCTGCGTTACCTTGTCCAAGACCTGGGCCAATAGCACCTAGACCAACTGCTAAACCAGCAGCTACAACTGATGCAGCGGAAGTAATCGAATCCATAATTTTGAAATAAAGAGCTTAATACTTGTGATAATCTTTGTTGTCATACACGCTTGGACATCCTTTTTTAAGAATGGGCCTGATTTTTTCAGACCTACGCGATTAGATATTTTGCCAGATTACAGACCCTTTGTAAAAGCGTCCGAATGTATTAGAAGACAGCTAATGATGTTCTTCAACAGCTTCTCCTATGTAGTAGGCAGCTAAAGTTGCGAAAATCAATGCCTGAATTGCACTAGTAAATAATCCTAGGAACATAACTGGAATTGGTAGAATTAGCGGAACTAAAAATACTAGAACACCAACTACAAGTTCATCAGCCAAAATATTTCCAAATAGCCTGAAAGAGAGTGATAAAGGTTTAGTAAAATCCTCTAGAATTTTAAAAGGAAGCATAATCGGAGTTGGATGAACGTAGTATTCGAAGTATCTCCAACCCTTATTGCTTAAACCAGCATAGAAATAAGAAAGTGAAACCAATAAAGCCAAGGCTATTGTTGTATTTATATCTGCAGTAGGTGCTCCCAACTCGCCACTTGGTAACTTAATCAATCTCCAAGGAATTAAAGCTCCTCCCCAATTACTAACAAATACAAATAAAAATAAAGTTCCTATAAATGGCATCCAATCTCTGTAAACTTTTTCACCTATTTGAGTCCTAGCAAGATCTCTTATGTAATCCCAGAGAAACTCAAGCAAGTTTTGAAGGCCTTTAGGATCATTTTCCATTTTTTTAGTTCCTAAAGAAATAAAAACTAGTAACGCTCCTAATAAAATCCAAGATGTCAAAAATACCTGCCCATGAAGTCTGATATTTCCAATTTTCCAATAAAGATGTTGACCAACTTCTAATGCTGCAAAATTTGTTAGCAAGGAATTAAAGAACATTTGATTTGAATGAAAGATTAGTAATTTTTTGGGTAAAAACTTACTTAGGAACGTGAAAAATAAAGAATGAGTGAAGGTTTATAAATAAAAAACCCTATCATTGCAGGAAAAATATCTAAAGATCCTAGCTTGCTAGCAAAAATAAAGAGGCAAACTGGAACTAATAGTTGCAATTTTGATACACCTGATGATTCTTTACCTAGTTTTCCTACACTTTTAGCAAGCAAACGTAAGTAAAAAATACCGGCAATTGCACCTATAAAAATACTAAAACCAAAAGTAAATCCGATAAAAATTCCAGTTATTGATGCTAATAGAATAGAAACAATAAAAGTAATTCCAAAAATTGTTAATTGCAATTTTGTGTATTCATCGTTTTGAGAAAGCAAATTATCTATTTGATTGGCAATGCCAGATTTACTTTCTTTAATGATCGAATTATCCAAGGATTGAGGAAATTGAACATTCTTATTCGAAGGATGCTCAAGTTTTTTTCTATTTGAGTCCACGAATGTGAACATAGTTTAGAACACCCCTCTTAATGGATTGAAGTAAGTATATAAACTCACGGAATCTATCACGTAGAGGTACCTTTTAGCTAGTTTTTTTCTATAAAAAATTAATTCTTAAGATTTATTATGAATACATAGACCATTTTTTAATTTATTCGATAAAAAAATAGATTTTATGAAAATTAATCTTTTTAATTGATTTACACTTCAAAACGTTGATAAAAGACTTGGCAAAATCTTAATTAAACGTCTCAATAGGACAGATAGACGTATACGGCTAAACAATTGGAAATAAGTCAAGAAAAAATAAAATATAAAAGAATTTCTAGAAAAAAAACCCTATTTTTTGATGACAAAGAGAATCGAAGCAATTTTTTTGAATCTATATTTCCCTTACCTTGGACGATATGGCCTTATGAAGCAAAGATCCTCCTTGTGCTCATTGGACTTTGGTCAATATTAGGAATATGCATTCTGGGTTCATCAAGTTGGTGGGTAGCAAGCAGGGAAATGGGAAATTGGGCTTACTTCTTAAAAAAACAAATTATTTGGACAATTCCAGGAATTAGCTTATTTTATTACGTTCTAAATACGAACATTAAAAATCTTTTAAAGTTCTCAAGAATTATTTTTTATATTTTGTTCTTTTTGATTTTCCTTACAAATATTACAGGAATTACAGTTAATGGATCTTCGAGATGGCTAGTGCTAGGCAATTTACGTATGCAGCCATCTGAATTAATTAAACCTTTTCTAATTTTAGAAGCCTCTAACCTTTTCGCTCATTGGAATCTGATAAAGAGTGAAAAAAAATTAATTTCAATAATCTCTTTTGGTTTATTAATTTTATTAATACTAAAACAGCCTAATTTAAGTACTGCATCACTAACTGGAATTCTTTTTTGGGTAATGGGTTTATGTGGAGGTGTAAAGCTAAGTTCTCTTACCTCATTTGCTTCAATAGGATTAATTACTGGATGTATTAGCATCCTTAATAACGAATATCAAAAACTGAGAGTTACTTCCTTTATTAATCCTTGGAAAGATGAACAGGGAAGTGGATTTCAATTAGTACAGAGTTTATTAGCTATTGGTTCAGGTGGTCTATTTGGCCAAGGGTTTGGGCTGTCGGTACAAAAATTACAGTACCTGCCTTTTATGTACACAGATTTTATTTTTGCCATCTTTGCGGAAGAATTTGGTTTGTTGGGGTGTACTTTATTTTTAGGATTTTTAGTAGTTTTCTCATATATAACTCTTAGAATTAGTTTTAAGTGCAGGAATAACTATACAAAATTAGTTGCCATAGGATGTGGTGTATTGTTGGTAGGTCAATCAATTATGCACATTGCTGTAGCGACAGGTTCAATGCCTACTACAGGCTTACCACTGCCTTTTATTAGTTATGGTGGCAATTCATTAATCGCATCTTTCTTTATTGCAGGGATGTTACTGAGATGTTCATTAGAATCAACAGGATTCATTGGTATGATTAGTACACGAAAGACTCTTAATTAGTTAGAATTTAAGAGATTTATTTCAAACTATCGAAACATTTAATTTAGTTATTTCAGAATTATCTCAAAAAGGTAATCTGCTTATGCAGAATGGTCTTAATAATCCTGGCCCATCTACTATATTTTTGGTTTTCAGCGCAGGACTTTTAACGAGTCTTGGACCATGTTCATTATCATTACTTCCAGTTACAATTGCTTATATAGGAGGAACAGAGAAAAATAAATTTAAACTTGTAAGTTTTTCAGGGGGAGTTGTTTTTTCACTTGTTGCACTTGGGGCTGTTAGTGGATTATTAGGTAAAATATATGGTCAAATTCCATCCTATTACACTTCTATTGTTGCCTTGATAGCAATAATCATGGGTTTAAATTTACTAGGAATTATAAAGTTCCAGTTCCCAAATGTACCTGATTTAAAAATAATTGAGGATAAAATACCATCATTTATTGCGCCATTTGCGATAGGGACTACTTTTGGACTAGCATCTTCGCCTTGCATTACTCCAGTTTTAGCAACTCTTCTGGCATGGGTATCGCAAGCAAAAAACCCAACGATCTCTATCATTTTTTTATTTTTCTTCGGAATAGGCCAGGTAACTCCATTAATCGTTGCAGGTTCAACCACAGAAAACTTAAAAAAATTTTTAGAGATTAGAAAATTTAGTCAATTAATACCTACTATTAGCGGGATATTTTTAGTTTCCCTAGGATTATTAAATTTATTTTCAAATTGGTTTTAAATGACTATTGTTAAAAATTTAATTTTCAAAATAGCAAGTTTAAGATTTGCAATATCACTCATAATCTTCATAGCCATCTCAAGTGGCATAGGAACTTTTATTCCTCAAGGCAGCAATAAAAATTTTTACATTGATATTTTCGATGATGCTCCTATTTTTGGATTTTTAAATGGAGAAAAAGTTTTAAAACTTCAATTGGATCATATATATACAAGTTTTTGGTTTTTATTTGCATTAATTCTTCTTTGCATTTCTCTGGCAGCTTGTAGTTTCAGGAGGCAAATCCCTTCCTTAAAAGCTTCATTAAAATGGATTGAATATAACAGCGAAAAAAAATTCAGCAAACTGCAATTAACTTCGAGTCATCAAATCAATGAAAATCAAGACCACATATCAAAAGCTGATTTATTACTTAAAAAAAGAGGATGGGAAACATACAAATTTAAGAGTCATATTTCTGCAAGAAGGGGTTTAATTGGCAAAATCGGTCCTTTAGTTGTTCACGTTGGATTAATAGTCTTACTTATAGGTTCAGCATATGGAAGTTTTACAAGTCAATCAAAAGAACAATATTTGTTGCCTGGAGAAAGCTTGGATCTTATCAATGAAAGCACAAACTCAAAAGCCAATGTGAAATTAGTTGATTTTTCTATAGAACGAGAAAGTGATGGTTTACCCAAGCAATTTATTTCAAAACTCGATTTTTCTTCCGAAGATTTAAAATTAAATGAAATAAAAACTGCTAAAGTTAATCACCCAATAAGGTTTAAAGGATTAACTATTTATCAAGCTGATTGGGCAATATCGAATGTTGTTTTAGAAATTGATAATATCCTTTATCAATTACAGTTAAAAGAGATTCCTGAAATCGGAAATCAGGTTTGGGGAGTTTTGGTTGAATTAGGATCAGAGACAAGAAAAAATTTCCTTTTAACAATAGATAATGAAAATGGTCCACTTAAAATTTCCAATACAGAAAATTTTTCCGGGAAAAATCTCTATATTAATGACAATCCTTTAGAAGTTAATTCTTCAAAAGTATCTCTGAAAAAAATAATCCCAAGCAGTGGATTAATAATTAAAAATGATCCGTCTATACCGTTTATTTACTTTTCTTTTATCTTAATAATTTTTGGAACAATAATAAGTCTTATACCAACAAACCAATTATGGATTCTTGTCAATAAGGAATCACAAAAGCTTTTCATTGGAGGTCTTAGCAATAAAAATCTAGTTGGTTTTAAAAGAGAATTTTTTAAATTATCAGAAGAAATAAAAAATTTTTAATTTTTTTTCTGTCCGCTAAAAATATCTAACTGCATAGAAACATTTCCTCTAGGATTAAACTCAGCATTTAAATGTATCCAGTGAGGCGAGCCCGCATGCACTAAATCATCCATAATTCTATTAACAACTTCCTCATGTGATATCTTTATATCTCTAAAGTTATTTATATAAAGCTTTAATGACTTCAACTCATAGACTTTCAAATTAGGTTGATAAATAATATTTAGCTTTGCAAAATCTGGATAACCAGAAAATGGGCACTTACATGTAAATTCTGGTAACTGGATAGAAATTTCATAAATTCTTTTCTTATTTGGATTCTCGAAACAAATTATTTTTGATTCTTCAATAATTCTTTCACCATAAAGTGGTCTTTGCGTCGAATCATCTAATTTAGCTGTACTCATTTTTAGTAGAACTTATTTACTAAAACTATATAAAAAGATCGAAATCTGCAAAAATCTCAACAAGCTTAAGTATTACAATTGAATAAGTCAAAAGCTGTTAAATCTTATTTTTGTATCAACAGCAACATTCACGGTGTCGGTTGAAAGGGTTATATGTGTTTAGTTTAATGAAAAATTAATGGACATTTGTTTGATAACTATCGATAACCACCAAAATAAATCTCTTCAACCAAAAACAGCAATTGGAATGTTATGGCTTCAAACACACTTTGAGAATGATAAGTGGGAAGCCTTGTCAAATAGTACAGTAATAATTTCTGAAGAAAATTCCCAATTATTAATTGAAGACGCCACTAATGCAGGCCTAAATATTAAATGTCTTTCTGATATTTCAATGTTGGATGTTTTCCCAAAAAACAATTAAAATAGGAATATTCAATCTTTAATTATGAAGAAAATTGAAGCAATCATACGTCCATTTAAGTTGGAGGATGTAAAAATTGCATTAGTAAACTCTGGTATTGTTGGAATGACAGTTAGTGAAGTCAGAGGTTTTGGAAGGCAAAAAGGACAAGTTGAAAGATATAGAGGTTCCGAATTTACTGTTGAATTCCTTCAAAAACTCAAAGTAGAAGTCGTTGTAGAAGATGAAAAAGTTAATTCAGTCATAGATGCGATTGCTGAAGCAGCAAAAACAGGTGAGATCGGTGACGGGAAAATTTTCATCACATCAATTGATTCCGTTGTGAGAATTAGAACTGGTGACAAAGATGAAGAAGCTCTTTAATTCAAAGAGTTTCTTTTACTAAATTTTGTATATATTCACTATTAATACCTCTATTTGATTGACTTCCTAAGGTCATCCAAGCTAGATATTCATGATTTCCAGCAGGACCTACTAGTGGAGAAGCTATCAAATTCTTTATATTCCATTCGAAATTCTTAGCACTATTAATAACAGACTCTATAGCCTCAGTATGGAATTTAGGATTGCGAACCACGCCTCCTTTACTGACTTTATCTTTTCCCACCTCAAATTGGGGTTTAATTAAAAATATTCCCTCAATACAATCACCCTCTAATAAATTACCAATAGATTTAAAAACTAACTTTAATGAAATAAAAGACAAATCAGCAACCACAAAATTTGGTAATCCATTACTTCTAGATAAAAGATCATTAGGTTTTAAATTTCGAATATTAGTTCGTTCAAAAAGTATGACTTTTGGGTTATTTCTAATCTTCCATGCAGTCTGTCCATAACCAACATCAATCCCATAAACTAACTTTGCACCTTGTTGCAATAAACAATCAGTAAATCCCCCAGTAGAGATTCCTGCGTCAATACATATTTTATCTTTTACTTTAATTTCAAATCTTTTAAATGCCTCCAATAATTTTTCGCCTCCCCTTGAAACAAACATAGGTTCGGAATCAATAAAAAATTCTGATCCAATTAATACTTGTTGACCTGGTTTATCCAATACTTTTCCATTGACATCTCTAACCTTGCCCGCAAGAATTAAACCTTGGGCTTTTTGACGAGTTTCACATAAACCTTTATTTAGAAGATAAAGGTCTAATCTACTTTTTTTAATCATCTATTCATCAATAAAAAAAACTTAATAATGAACTTCTACAAGATTAAGATGCAAATTCTTTAAATACCTTTTAATTTTAAATTAGAACTTAAAAATTACCCATAATTAACGAAGGGAATAAGTACAAAATTTTAATATAAAAACTTTCGTTATTAGCCAGAAAAATGTTACATAAGAAAATAATAATCAGACAAATATGTTCAATGGCAAGTACATCTTTAATGTATAGGGCAATAATTCGATTTTAGTTATAAAGTTTAAATTGATGATTAATAAAAATTGTGATCGAGCGTTACACATTACCCGAAATGGGGAAAATCTGGACTGAAAGCGCAAAATTTCAGAGTTGGCTTAAGGTTGAAATAGCTGCATGTGAAGCAAATTTTTCCCTAGGGAAAATTCCTGAGAATGCCATGAAAGAAATACGTTCAAATGCAAAGTTTGATGAATCTAGAATTACAAAAATTGAGAAAGAAGTTAAACATGATGTCATAGCTTTTCTTACAAGCGTTAATGAATTTGTAGGAGACTCTGGAAGATACATACATGTTGGCATGACAAGTAGTGATGTACTTGATACTGGCTTATCTCTTCAGTTAAAAGATTCTTGCGAATTGTTATTAGAAGAAATTGAGAACCTAGAAAATGAAGTCAGATTATTAGCAAGGAAGCATAAAAATACATTAATGATTGGCAGATCTCATGCAATTCATGGGGAGCCTATTTCCTTTGGTTTTAAACTTGCTGGATGGTTAGCAGAAATAATAAGGAACAAAAAAAGATTGCTAACACTGAAAGAATCTGTAGCTATTGGACAAATAAGTGGTGCGATGGGAACTTACGCTAATACGAATCCCAAAGTAGAACAAATAACTTGTGATTTACTCGGCTTAAAACCAGATACAGCAAGTACGCAGGTTATATCGCGAGACAGACATGCAGAATATGTGCAAACTATTGCACTAGTTGGTGCTTCTTTAGATAGATTCGCAACTGAAATAAGAAATTTACAACGAACAGATGTTTTAGAAGTTGAGGAGGGATTTACAAAAGGGCAAAAAGGAAGTTCTGCCATGCCTCATAAAAGAAATCCTATTCGAAGTGAAAGAGTAAGCGGTCTAGCAAGAATTTTGAGGAGTTACGTCTTAACAGCACTGGAAAATGTTCCACTCTGGCACGAAAGAGATATAAGCCATAGTTCAAATGAACGTATCATGTTACCTGACGTTTCAATTTGTTTGCATTTTATGCTCAGGGAAATGAAAGATATAGTAAGCAATTTAGGAGTTTATCCAAAAAATATGCTCAAAAATTTAAATATATATGGTGGTGTAATCTTTAGTCAGAAAGTTTTACTTTTACTTGTAGAAAAGGGCATGTCTAGAGAAAAAGCTTATAGCTTAGTACAAAAAAATGCGCATCAGGCCTGGAATACGGAAAATGGGAATTTCAAACAAAATATAGAGAGAGATAATGAAATAATGGATTTTATTGATAAAAGTGACTTGGAAGAATGTTTTAACCCTTCCATTCATCTCAATAATTTAAGTGTAATATGGGAGAAGTTAGGTATCTAAGATTACTGAAAACCTTATCTAAGTTAAACCAGTGTTTTCAGAGGAATAATGACAAAAAACTTTAGGATTGAAAAAGATAGTATGGGAACAATAGAGGTTCCTATAGAAGCTTTATGGGGTGCTCAAACACAAAGATCAATTATAAATTTTTCTATTGGAGAAGAATTAATTCCAATTGAGTTAATTTATTCACTCACCATAAT
Coding sequences:
- a CDS encoding P-II family nitrogen regulator, which encodes MKKIEAIIRPFKLEDVKIALVNSGIVGMTVSEVRGFGRQKGQVERYRGSEFTVEFLQKLKVEVVVEDEKVNSVIDAIAEAAKTGEIGDGKIFITSIDSVVRIRTGDKDEEAL
- the atpA gene encoding F0F1 ATP synthase subunit alpha: MVSIRPDEISSILKQQITDYDQSVSVSNVGTVLQIGDGIARIYGLDQVMAGELLEFEDGTEGIALNLEDDNVGAVLMGEALGVQEGSNVKSTGKIASVPVGEAMQGRVVNPLGQPIDGKGEIPTSDTRLIEEMAPGIIKRRSVHEPMQTGITSIDAMIPVGRGQRELIIGDRQTGKSAIAIDTIINQKGQDVVCVYVAIGQKSASVANIVEVLRERGALDYTVVVSAGASEPAALQYLAPYTGAAIAEHFMYQGKATLVIYDDLTKQAQAYRQMSLLLKRPPGREAYPGDVFYLHSRLLERAAKLSDAMGGGSMTALPIIETQAGDVSAYIPTNVISITDGQIFLSADLFNSGLRPAINVGISVSRVGGAAQTKAIKKIAGTLKLELAQFDELAAFSQFASDLDEATQQQLERGKRLRELLKQPQFSPLNLAEQVAVVYAGVKGLIDEVPVEDVTKFATELREYLKLNKAEFIEEILKEKKLNDGLEATLKEVINEVKSSMLATV
- a CDS encoding ATP synthase, which translates into the protein MFTFVDSNRKKLEHPSNKNVQFPQSLDNSIIKESKSGIANQIDNLLSQNDEYTKLQLTIFGITFIVSILLASITGIFIGFTFGFSIFIGAIAGIFYLRLLAKSVGKLGKESSGVSKLQLLVPVCLFIFASKLGSLDIFPAMIGFFIYKPSLILYFSRS
- a CDS encoding cytochrome c biogenesis protein ResB; this translates as MTIVKNLIFKIASLRFAISLIIFIAISSGIGTFIPQGSNKNFYIDIFDDAPIFGFLNGEKVLKLQLDHIYTSFWFLFALILLCISLAACSFRRQIPSLKASLKWIEYNSEKKFSKLQLTSSHQINENQDHISKADLLLKKRGWETYKFKSHISARRGLIGKIGPLVVHVGLIVLLIGSAYGSFTSQSKEQYLLPGESLDLINESTNSKANVKLVDFSIERESDGLPKQFISKLDFSSEDLKLNEIKTAKVNHPIRFKGLTIYQADWAISNVVLEIDNILYQLQLKEIPEIGNQVWGVLVELGSETRKNFLLTIDNENGPLKISNTENFSGKNLYINDNPLEVNSSKVSLKKIIPSSGLIIKNDPSIPFIYFSFILIIFGTIISLIPTNQLWILVNKESQKLFIGGLSNKNLVGFKREFFKLSEEIKNF
- a CDS encoding F0F1 ATP synthase subunit B yields the protein MNLTLLATEGFGLNFNLFETNILNWAVVVFGLYKFLPGFLGKMLQKRREGILLELKDAEDRLLNATQALEKAKKDLSSAEEKASQIKADSLKRSESIRMESEKKAIEEMARIKQSAISDESSEASRAISQLRKEAVELAIKKALDSLPNRLDKTTQENLVTQSINNIEVN
- the queF gene encoding preQ(1) synthase, producing MSTAKLDDSTQRPLYGERIIEESKIICFENPNKKRIYEISIQLPEFTCKCPFSGYPDFAKLNIIYQPNLKVYELKSLKLYINNFRDIKISHEEVVNRIMDDLVHAGSPHWIHLNAEFNPRGNVSMQLDIFSGQKKN
- a CDS encoding cytochrome c biogenesis CcdA family protein, coding for MQNGLNNPGPSTIFLVFSAGLLTSLGPCSLSLLPVTIAYIGGTEKNKFKLVSFSGGVVFSLVALGAVSGLLGKIYGQIPSYYTSIVALIAIIMGLNLLGIIKFQFPNVPDLKIIEDKIPSFIAPFAIGTTFGLASSPCITPVLATLLAWVSQAKNPTISIIFLFFFGIGQVTPLIVAGSTTENLKKFLEIRKFSQLIPTISGIFLVSLGLLNLFSNWF
- the atpB gene encoding F0F1 ATP synthase subunit A; protein product: MFFNSLLTNFAALEVGQHLYWKIGNIRLHGQVFLTSWILLGALLVFISLGTKKMENDPKGLQNLLEFLWDYIRDLARTQIGEKVYRDWMPFIGTLFLFVFVSNWGGALIPWRLIKLPSGELGAPTADINTTIALALLVSLSYFYAGLSNKGWRYFEYYVHPTPIMLPFKILEDFTKPLSLSFRLFGNILADELVVGVLVFLVPLILPIPVMFLGLFTSAIQALIFATLAAYYIGEAVEEHH
- the atpH gene encoding ATP synthase F1 subunit delta, which gives rise to MPLLNSVTTPYAEALLQVVNENSQTDEMVSEVKQLLELINDSPELEKALSSPILETDAKKKIIVEIFSNKVNSSLLNFLKLLADRQRIAILTSILDRFLEIYRENSNIALATVTSAVELTDEQKGLITKKIINIAGTEKLELVTKIDPSIIGGFVASVGSKVIDASLASQIRKLGLSLSK
- the atpE gene encoding ATP synthase F0 subunit C yields the protein MDSITSAASVVAAGLAVGLGAIGPGLGQGNAAQGAVEGIARQPEAEGKIRGTLLLSFAFMESLTIYGLVVALVLLFANPFS
- a CDS encoding F0F1 ATP synthase subunit B' gives rise to the protein MLAFNFFGATEGGLFDINATLPLMAIQVVALTYILNSLFFKPVGNVVEKREKFVSNNIIEAKNKLTEVKKLEADLLTQLQSARTEAQRIVSEAENESDKLYKEALELANNEANASKEKARLEIESQTSAARDQLFKQADDLSELIVNRLILEK
- a CDS encoding FtsW/RodA/SpoVE family cell cycle protein: MEISQEKIKYKRISRKKTLFFDDKENRSNFFESIFPLPWTIWPYEAKILLVLIGLWSILGICILGSSSWWVASREMGNWAYFLKKQIIWTIPGISLFYYVLNTNIKNLLKFSRIIFYILFFLIFLTNITGITVNGSSRWLVLGNLRMQPSELIKPFLILEASNLFAHWNLIKSEKKLISIISFGLLILLILKQPNLSTASLTGILFWVMGLCGGVKLSSLTSFASIGLITGCISILNNEYQKLRVTSFINPWKDEQGSGFQLVQSLLAIGSGGLFGQGFGLSVQKLQYLPFMYTDFIFAIFAEEFGLLGCTLFLGFLVVFSYITLRISFKCRNNYTKLVAIGCGVLLVGQSIMHIAVATGSMPTTGLPLPFISYGGNSLIASFFIAGMLLRCSLESTGFIGMISTRKTLN